Part of the Nitrospinota bacterium genome, ATTGCAGATAAAAAGGTTTTGACTTTAAACTCTTCTGAAGGACCGATAAAGTTTGTCCTGCCTATTGACACTCGGGATGGGCAGACCTTTACGCTCAGGTCAGGTGGTAGTCATAATGTTCTTCACAGGCTTACCGTCCGGCTGGATTAAGTTCTCACCCATACGTTTTAAGAATATAGCCCATTACTCCGGCACTCAAAAAAGCAATTGCAAGTGTACAGCCCAATAAACTTATCAGGGGGGCAGGGGGGTGAGTATTGATACTTTTCTTAATCCATGTGCAACCCAGTCCTAATGCTGCCAGTGCAATTATCAGGTTGAACCAGGTTGCCTGTTGAATGGTGCTGGTATAAATAACATTGCTCTCCATGTTTGAGAGCAGGGCTACAGCCCATCCCAGCGAGGGCAGGCATAATATGTAGGACCAAATGGCGGTGTTGTTATCGGGCGATCGATAGCGTGAAAAAAAGCGCAATCCTAGAAAAGCCATGCCCCCCAACAATATCCAGCCGACAAGTTCATTGAGGTTTTTTTTATGCTTTTCATCGCGGATGTGTTTCAACGCTCCCAGCACATAACGTGAAACCTCGTCTTCATCCATTTCATAAAAACCACCCTGCTCACTGTCATATGCGAAAACCCGGGCGGTGGTTGATTCAGCAGGAAGGGCAATAGCTCTGTAGCCATCTTTCCCGGCTTTTTCTATTTCGAGGTAAACGATGCCTGAGTGATATTTCAAATTATATTTTTCTATTTCAGCATGCCCGGTAGCGTATCTCTTGTTTTCCTGATAAAACTTGTCTTGTATTTTCATCAGGTCAAAAAGAGCCTGGCGAGCCTGCACATCTGAATCCACTTCGAATATCTGACTGCATGAAGTGAAAAACAAAAGAAAAAATATATAAATAAAAAATTGTTTTGCAGAATCCATCAATTATAGTTAGGTGGAAAAGTAAGAGGAAAGTTTCAATGTATAACAAATGTGCTGTTGCTCGTCAATACCCCTTTCAGTTCAATAAACTACGCATAGGTAAAAGCGGTTTATCACTTGTGGAGTCTCTGGTTTGAAGAATTATAAATTTGTAACGGGTAACCCCAATAAGGTTCGGGAGGCTTGTGAAATTCTAAGTCTTGATCTTGAGCCTGTTCAAGTTGATGGTCTTGTTGAAATCCAGTCCCCGGACTTGGACGTAGTCGTAAGACATAAAGCTCTTCAGGCATACTCTGCATTAAACTGTCCGGTAATGGTGGAGGATTCCGGCCTATTGTTCCATGCATGGAATGGCCTGCCCGGTGCATTGGTAAAATGGTTTGAAGAAACGGTAGGGTGTGAGGGCATGTTGAAAATGGTTGAAGGGTTCCCGGATCGTGGGGCGACTGCGGTCTGCTGTTTCGCTGTTTATGATGGCAAGAATATCATGGTTGCACGAGGTGACGTTCGAGGCACAATTGCAGATAGTATTCGCGGACAAAACGGATTTGGTTGGGATGTAATCTTTGTGCCGGAAGGTCATGAACGAACTTATGGAGAAATGGCTTCTCAGGAAAAAAATGCCATTTCTCATAGAAAACAGGCATTAGACGAATTGAAGGAAATTTTAAAGTAAGTTTTGCAGCTGAGAATATAAATTGGTAATCGCTTTTTGATAGCCCGGTAGTTTTTGGTATATAGCTTCAGTATCCTGCTGGGGTTTTTTGTTTATTGATTGGTAGTCTTCAACCATTTGCCGCCATTGGAGAAGATTTTCTGTCCAGCCGCTTTCTATGGCCAATTCAAAACATTGCTCTTCGTTGGCAGCGCTCTCTTCAAGCTCCCCAAACCCCTTGATGCACTTGACCGCCATGGTATAAGTATGGCCAAACCTTTGCAGGGCAGCACTCTTAAAATAATCAGTGCTCTCTTGCTTCAGGGCTTCGTCTAACCTTTGCAGGTTCCAGTCAAGATGAGTCAATAAAACCTTTTTATGGGATTCTGGCATTTGAGATACGTTAAAATTTCGCTAGATATGAGAGTAATATGAAAAGGTTTGTTGAGATAAATAATTTCTTATTTTTAAAAATAAGGTTACTATTTCCATAAGTTCTGCCCTGAAATTTAGATGCTAGTTGTGTTATTTTATCTTAGTTTTTTAACCTGAGTTGATGTTTATATCATTATGAGTTCTGATAACAATATTTTTATTGATAATGGAGATGGTACTGTCACCTCTAAAGCTCACAACCTGATGTGGTGTAAAGCCGACTCAATGATTGATTTGAAGAAATGGGTCAATTATCAGGAGAGCGTTGATTATGTAAGAGGGTTGAACGACAATAAATTTGCCGGATATGAGGATTGGAGACTCCCTTCTAAAGATGAAATGGCAACTCTGTATGATAAAAGTTTTGAAAATTCGGACCAGTTTGGCAAAACCATCCATATTAGTGATCAATTTGCCTCTGGTGGGGGATTTTCCATGATTGCTCAACAGGTGCCTGGCCGTATGCGTGTTTTTGTATTAAATATTCGTGACGGGGAGTTTAGTCATCCAGATGGACTGTGGACTTTGACTGAAGCGGCAAGAGCAGTCCGCTCTCTTTAAAACCATACAATGTTTAATTACTAAAGAATAGTTGGAGAAATAAAATGACTGAGGAAATATATAATCCTCCTGAATCTGTTGCTTCCCGTGCTTTGATTTCAAGTATGGATCAATATAGGGAAATGTATGAACGATCGATCTCTAATCCTGACCAGTTCTGGTCGGAAGAAGCGGATAAGTTTACCTGGTTTAAAAAATGGGATCAGGTCCGTGACTATAATTACGATGTAAGAAAAGGAGATATCCGTATCGAATGGTTCAAAGGCGCAACAACCAATATCACGGTAAATTGCCTCGATCGCCATCTGGAAAAGCGTGGAGACCAAACGGCTATTTTGTGGGAGGGAAATGAGCCAGGTGATAATCGTAGTTTGACTTACAAACAACTCCATGAAGAAGTTTGTAAATTCGCTAATGTTTTAAAAAACCACGGAGTAAAAAAAGGGGACCGGATTTCTATTTATATGCCTATGGTGCTGGAACTTTCTATTGCCATGATGGCTTGTGCAAGAGTCGGGGCCGTTCACTCAATAGTGTTTGGGGGTTTTTCTCCCACAGCACTGGCAGATCGTATTGTTGACTCCAACTGTACGGTGCTTATAACAACCGATGGTGGTTTTCGTGGTGCCAAGCCGGTACCCATCAAAACCAATGCTGATGAAGCCATGAAGCTGGCAGAAAAGGAAGGCGTTGTGGTTAATTCCTGCATAGTGTTTAAACGTGTGGGCGATAAGGTTCCATCTGAAATGCAAGAGGGACGCGA contains:
- a CDS encoding DUF1566 domain-containing protein yields the protein MSSDNNIFIDNGDGTVTSKAHNLMWCKADSMIDLKKWVNYQESVDYVRGLNDNKFAGYEDWRLPSKDEMATLYDKSFENSDQFGKTIHISDQFASGGGFSMIAQQVPGRMRVFVLNIRDGEFSHPDGLWTLTEAARAVRSL
- the rdgB gene encoding RdgB/HAM1 family non-canonical purine NTP pyrophosphatase translates to MKNYKFVTGNPNKVREACEILSLDLEPVQVDGLVEIQSPDLDVVVRHKALQAYSALNCPVMVEDSGLLFHAWNGLPGALVKWFEETVGCEGMLKMVEGFPDRGATAVCCFAVYDGKNIMVARGDVRGTIADSIRGQNGFGWDVIFVPEGHERTYGEMASQEKNAISHRKQALDELKEILK